A genomic region of Planctomycetota bacterium contains the following coding sequences:
- a CDS encoding Gfo/Idh/MocA family oxidoreductase, protein MKFGIIGAGSIAKFHARAIASMRDGDLVAIASRSIEKADQLAKDFGVSVLSVPDLLASDEIDAVIIGTPSGTHGQLVIEAAAAGKHVLCEKPLEVSSARIDEMAAACDKAGVVLGAILNRRFNPAVEAVERAVANGRLGRLTLCSAYVKWWRTQAYYDGASWRGTRDLDGGGAMMNQAIHTIDQLLHFAGDVRRVSAFTGRVGHEGLEVEDVAVACLEFVSGAKGTIEATTAAWSAVGHPCEVHLCGTEGTIFLADHELRHWEFDEPEPTDDEVRQTLMSTGGPGIGAADPGAIDPEMHRRNFEHFVDAVAGREALTVGPMEAKRSVRLIEAIYESAAAGGRPVEVA, encoded by the coding sequence GTGAAGTTTGGCATCATCGGCGCGGGCAGCATCGCCAAGTTTCACGCCCGGGCGATCGCGTCGATGCGTGACGGAGACCTCGTCGCGATCGCGTCTCGATCGATCGAGAAGGCCGATCAACTGGCAAAGGACTTCGGCGTCAGCGTGCTGTCGGTCCCCGATCTTCTCGCGAGCGACGAGATCGATGCCGTCATCATCGGCACGCCCAGCGGAACGCACGGACAGCTCGTGATTGAGGCGGCCGCGGCAGGAAAGCACGTCCTCTGCGAGAAACCGCTCGAAGTTAGCTCGGCACGCATCGATGAGATGGCAGCCGCTTGCGACAAGGCGGGCGTTGTCCTTGGTGCCATCCTGAACCGTCGTTTCAACCCCGCGGTCGAGGCGGTCGAGCGAGCCGTCGCAAACGGTCGTCTCGGGCGACTCACGCTCTGCAGTGCTTACGTCAAGTGGTGGCGGACCCAGGCGTACTACGACGGTGCAAGCTGGCGTGGCACGCGCGATCTCGATGGTGGCGGTGCGATGATGAACCAGGCGATCCACACCATCGATCAGCTGCTGCATTTCGCCGGAGACGTCCGACGGGTCTCGGCGTTCACGGGTCGGGTCGGCCACGAAGGGCTCGAAGTCGAAGACGTTGCGGTGGCCTGCCTCGAATTCGTCAGTGGCGCAAAGGGGACCATAGAGGCGACGACGGCAGCGTGGAGTGCGGTCGGGCATCCGTGTGAGGTTCACCTGTGCGGCACGGAGGGCACGATCTTCCTAGCTGACCACGAACTTCGGCACTGGGAGTTCGACGAGCCCGAGCCGACCGATGACGAGGTTCGCCAAACGCTTATGAGCACCGGCGGCCCTGGAATCGGCGCAGCGGACCCGGGCGCGATTGATCCCGAGATGCACCGACGCAACTTCGAGCACTTCGTTGATGCGGTCGCCGGTCGAGAAGCACTGACGGTCGGGCCGATGGAGGCGAAACGATCGGTGCGGCTGATCGAGGCGATTTACGAAAGTGCTGCGGCCGGCGGTCGGCCGGTCGAGGTTGCCTGA